Genomic DNA from Desulfonema ishimotonii:
ACCGGCGCTCTTGCAGACGGAAGCCCCCTCATCGAACCGCAGCCCTGGATTGAATGCGAAGATGATCCTGCGGCCCATCGAACCGCTGACGCACTTAAATCCTACCTGATGTGGGTGTGGAAAACCCTGACAAACCATCCTGTAAACGAACGCCGGAAAACAGCGCATCAGTTGCCATTGAACATGATCGCAACCCAGCGGGCGGGTCAGGTCAGACAGACGCCGATGCCGTTTAAAGAGCGCTGGGGCCTGCGGGGGCTTTCCATTGCTTCAGGCATCGTCTATCACGGTCTTGCACAGTATATCGGTATGGATGCCGAAAAGGTCACGGATACGGGGGATGCGGGCAGGGATCTGGCCCATCGGCTTGACATCGCGCGGGAAAGACTGGCCGATTACGACTTCATTCATGTTCATACCAAAACCCCGGATGAGGCAGCACACTCCAAAGACCCTCTGGCCAAACTGGCGGTGATCGAATCCTTGGACCGGGGCATCGGCGACGCCATCGGTCCCCTTTTGGCGGACCCGGAGGTGTTCATTATCATCACTGCCGACCACTCCACTCCCAGCAGCGGTCCCCTCGTCCATTCCGGGGAGCCGGTACCGATGCTGTTTCTGGGTGAGGGGGTGCGGCGGGATGCGGCGGAACGATTCGATGAAGTGGCGGTGGGCGGCGGTGCCCTCGGATGTGTGCGGGGCCGGGAACTCATGTATCTGGTCTTAAACCACCTGGATCGCATCAGGCTGGAGGGGATCATGGATACA
This window encodes:
- a CDS encoding alkaline phosphatase family protein, whose product is MAKKCILILLDGIGDRSYKQFDRQTPLQAARTPNLDRLAGSGATGLFHATELGRALPSENAHFAMFGCDMAEFPGRGTLEALGAGIQLSPSDVAMLAHFVNAKPVSGSLCLVRDKIAASDDEAEALFSAVARYDAGDVSVRLTRTHGLYGILLFKGNVSRFVTDTGALADGSPLIEPQPWIECEDDPAAHRTADALKSYLMWVWKTLTNHPVNERRKTAHQLPLNMIATQRAGQVRQTPMPFKERWGLRGLSIASGIVYHGLAQYIGMDAEKVTDTGDAGRDLAHRLDIARERLADYDFIHVHTKTPDEAAHSKDPLAKLAVIESLDRGIGDAIGPLLADPEVFIIITADHSTPSSGPLVHSGEPVPMLFLGEGVRRDAAERFDEVAVGGGALGCVRGRELMYLVLNHLDRIRLEGIMDTPAGQPYWPGSVKPFTLPE